Part of the Permianibacter fluminis genome, CATTGCGAGGTGCGCTCGTCAGTCAGGATAAAGCCGGTGCTGTCATGCATGTAGCTGCCGGTTGATACCGGTTGGTGCACGAACACCGGATGCGCCGGATTGCTCATGTCATAGGCGCGCCAGGAACCCCGGCTGCGATTGGGCGCGGCGTCCTTGTTTTTGCCGGCCACCACAACATCCGAGCCAGCGATGAACAGAGTCGGCACCAGACCTTCGACCGGGGTACCGTCGGCATAATCAAAATTGCCGTACAGCGTATGTGCCGACTGCACATCGTGGATGGTGTAAGCGAGACTGACGGCTGTTGGCAGCGCAGTCAGATCGATCACTTGCACGCCGCCGCCAGCAGCTTCAGTGGTGACGTAGGCATAGGCCTTGTAGCGATTCGCGCTGATGTCGAAATACTGGTAGACATGGACATCGCGCCAGAGCGAACCGAGTCCGGTGACGGTGCCCACTTCATGCGGCGCAGTCGGGTCGGTGATGTCGACCACGGCAGTGCCGTTGGACAGACCGATCAGCGCGTATTCGTGACCGTCATTGCGGTCCATGAAGCCCCAGATGTCATTGGCACTTTCCGGACGGCTGGAGAATTGGCTCAGCGGAATATGCGACAGCAAATCCATCTTGTTGCAGTTATAGCTGCCGGCAACGCCACCCTCACAATTGGCCGGGCCTTCGATGGCGCTCGACACTTTCTGCCAGGTACCGAGCAGTTTCTGCTCGCTGATATTCAGCGCGATATCGCCGCCTTTGCTGTCCTGGATAATTTGAAAGCCTTTGCTCTCCAACTGTTCGCGGAATTCAAACGGGACCCCGGTCAGTTGGGTGGGATGCCGACGGCGATCGGCTTTGGCAAAGTTGTCGGCACGGCTGTAACCACCCTCGATGGGCACGACGCCCGCGAGCAGGTTGACGCGCTGGGTTCCGCGAATGTGGTAGGTGCCTTCGGCAACGTGAATCGTGTCGCCCTTGCCGGACTTTCCCAGCGCATAGGCGATGCTCTGACACGGCTGCGTCGGCGTCGCGCAATGGCCGCGGTCGACACCATCTGCGGCAACATAGCGGGTGGCATGACCACTGCCGTGGGCATGCGCGGGAGTGGCCTGCAGCACCAATCCGGTAGCAGCCGCCAAGGCAAACGAAACAAGCAGCGCCGGCTGGCGCAAACGGGGACGGTTCATCTGTGAACACTCGCAGCAAAAGATAGGCAAGGTTCTAACAGCGTTGCGACGCTGACTCAATGGCAAATTGTACAGTTGCCGAGTCCGCCGCAATGTGCCGGCTTTGGCTGCGCGGCATTCAGCGTGCCGGGGCCGGGTTGTTGCGGCGCCGTTGCCAGCGCCACAACGCCAGCAGGGTCAACATGGCCATGACACTGGTACAGGCAAACGCATGACCGGGAGACAGCCGCTGCCAGATGGCGCCAAATGCGGCGCCATTGCCGAGCAAGGCCAAACCGACGGCCAAGGCGTAATAGCCAAACGCGGTTGCGCGTCGCGTTTTCGGCGCATGGTGGGCGACCAATGCGGCCAGTACGCCCTGTGAAAACCCCAGATGCAATCCCCATAACAGGGCGCCGGCAAACACAGCCCACGTCGTTGCAGCGAGTGCCAGCGTCCCCTGTGACAGCAACAGGAACAACAAACTGAAACCCAGCAATTTGCTGGCGCCAATCCGGTCAAAAAAATGACCGACCGGCCACACACTCAGGGCGTAACTCAGATTCATCGCCGCCAGCAACAAGGCGCTCAGGTAATCGCCGAGCGCAAGCGATTGCCCGCGCAGAATCAGAAAGGCTTCACCGGGTCGCGCCAGCGTCAGCAAGACGGCAAAACCGACGGTGAGCCAAAATTCGCGCGGCAGCGCGGCAAGATCGGCTTCGTGCGGCAGCGCGGGAAGATCGGCTCCGCGCGGAACCGTCAACGTGACAGCCGGCCGCGAGGCGTCGATGGAATCAATTGGTTGTTGTTCGGGTGTTGCGCTGACATTCGAGGGCGCGCTGTCGGCGACCGCCGGTTCCCTGACTGCCAGCCATAGCAGGGCCACCGCCGCCAGCGCCGGCAAACACGCCAGCCAGAACACCGCCCGGTAATCGCCACTGAACAACCACAGCAATTCGGCAGCGAGCAACGGCGCCAGCAAGGCGCCCACGGTATCCAGCGCCTGGCGCACACCGTAAGCCGCGCCCCGTTGTGCCGGTGCTGTGACATCGGCGATCAATGCGTCGCGCGGTGCTCCGCGGATGCCTTTGCCAAGGCGGTCCAGTACCCGCGCCGCAGCGATCGCCGCGACACCGCCAGCAAGCGCAAACAGCGGTTTTGCCAACGCCGATAATCCGTAGCCAGCAATCGTCAACGGCTTGCGTTTGCCCATGCGATCGGACCAGCGCCCGGCCCAAGGCTTCAGGGCCAAGGTCAGTGCCTCGGCACCGCCATCAAGCAAACCGATAGCAACGGTGCCAAGGCCGAGCACATTGACCATGAACAGGGGCAGCAGCGCGTGAATGGTCTCGCTGGACAGATCCATCAGCAGGCTGACCAGCCCCAGCACGATGACGGTGCGGGGCAGTGGGCCGATTGCAGTAGCGGCAGTTAAGGCCAATCGCGTTATCCGGGGTTTGCTAGAATCGCGGCGACGATGCTGCCACAAAGGCAAGGCCATGACGGTGCCCACTGATCATTACCGGCGCAAAAACGAAGCGGAGCGCAAAGCCGCGATGCAGGCGACGGTCGAGGCCCGCAAGCGCGACTGGAAAGAAGCCGGCCTGCTCGATGACATTGCTCGCAACCGGGTGGTCGAGCACGACCAGACCCTTTGGAAAGGCCAGCCCTGGTGGGTCGAACGCATCTGGGTTCGTTGGCTGGCCAACGGCCTTTGCGTACTGACCGTGGCCGGCATCGCCCGGGCGGCCATGACCGGCGCCGCCTTTGATCTGGCGTTCTGGATTCCCTTTGCCTTGTTTGCGTTCCAGTTGCGTTGGCATATCGCCCGGCACGGCGGCTGATAAACGCAGCGCCAGGCCATGCCATTTGGCCAAAATGTACGCTTTTCGAACGGCCATTCATCGGCCTGACGCTGCCGGTCACCTCCGACGACTTGCCAAGGGCAGAAAATGACGCATAATGTCACCGTTCACAATTTTGTGAACGAGTTCGCATTCGCCCAAGGTGGCCAGACATGACCAGTGGTTTCATTCGGGTTGTGCAAGCCGGCCAGGCCGACATGGTTTATGTCGGGCCTGAACGCCGGGAAGAGCGCCGTCGTAGCGTCCGCAACGACGAGTTCGAGAAGCTGTTGGGCCATTTTGGCCTGAACCGCCGGGTGGTACCGGATCGCCGTCGCGGCGATACCTCCTGGCTGTTGCTGTCGGAAACTGCCATCGACCGGGCTGTCAGCCTCTGACCCCGGCCGAGTACTTCGCGGCGCTGGCCCCAGCGCCGCTTCAGCCACTGTCTCTCCCTGTTTTCTCCGCGCTCCGGCTCGATGTCCGGGTTTTGCGTGAAGATCTGCGTGATCCCGAGCTGGCCGGCAACAAGGCCCGCAAGCTGCAGTACAACCTGATCGAAGCCCATCGTCGGGGTGCCCAAACGCTGGTCAGCATGGGCGGCGCTTATTCCAATCACCTGCACGCGCTGGCGTTGGCGGGTCGCCGTTTCGGTTTTGCCACTGCTGCCTTTGTCCGTGGTCCGCTTCCACCGTCACTGTCGCCGACATTGCGCGACTGCGGTACCGCCGGCATGCAACTGATTCCGTTGTCCCGGACCGACTATCGCCAGCTGCGGACCGCGCCGGCACCCTTCATGGCTCGCTTCGAACCCACCGCCTATTGGCTGCCGGAAGGCGGCAGCAATGCCCTGGCCATCGCCGGCTTGAAGGAAAGTCTGCAGAGCGAGGCGGTGGCCGAGTTCGCACCCGAGCTTGTCCTGACCGCGGCCGGTACCGGCGCGACCATGGCCGGTCTGGCGGTCGGGCTACGCTCCATGCAAGCGCATGGCGAGGTCTGGGCGGTGGCGGTGCTGAAAGGCGGCGGCTTTTTGCTGCCAGAGGCCAAACGCCTGTTGGCCGAAGCGTGTGTGACGCGCCGAGCGCCGCTGCGAGTGCTGACGGGGTTTCATTTTGGTGGCTACGGTCGCCGGCCCGATGCCCTGCAGCAGTTTTGCCAAACTTTTTTTTCCGAGACCGGCCTGCCGGTGGAACCCGTTTACACCGGCAGGGTCTGTTACGCCCTGCAGAAGCTGGCGCGGCAAGGCGTGTTTCGTCGCGGTCAGCGCATTCTGCTGGTTCACACCGGTGGTCTGCAGGGTGCCCGCCCGTAACGTCCATTCACGGACGTGAAATGCGCGCACTTGAAAATTGATTGCCGGTACTTATGATGCCGGCGCGGTGCGGCAAACCCGGCGAGCGGGTGCTGGCATTCGGAACGCCACACTCGCCACTGCCTGCTTTATCACGAACCGTCGTTCGCGCGATTTGTTCCTGGCCACGGCCGGCATTGCAAAAGCCACGTTGCAAGATGCCGCTGTTGGCGCCGCGCGAACCCAGAATGACCTTGCCGGTACTCATCGGCACAGAACAAAAAAGGAGCAACTCGCGACATGATTGAAATCCAGTCATTGACTCGTCAGTTCGGCGATTTCAAAGCCGTCGACAATCTCAGTTTCTCGGTCAGCCCCGGCGAAGTGCTGGGCTTCCTCGGCCCGAACGGCGCCGGCAAATCCACCACGATGAAAATGCTGACCGGCTTTCTGACGCCGAGCGCCGGCCGCATCCGCATCTGTGGTCACGATATTGAATCCGATCCGCTCGCGGCCAAACAATTGATTGGCTATTTGCCGGAAGGCGCGCCCTGTTATGGCGACATGACCGTGCAGGCGTTTCTCGATTTCATCGCCGATATGCGCGGGCTCAGTGGCAGCAAGAAAACCGAACGCATCAACACTGTCGTCGCCCAGGTGCAACTGCAGGAGGTGCTGGCGCAAAGCATCGAGACGCTGTCGAAAGGTTTCAAGCGCCGGGTCGGTCTGGCGCAAGCCATTTTGCATGACCCCAAGGTGCTGATTCTCGATGAGCCAACCGATGGTCTCGACCCGAACCAGAAGCATCAGGTGCGCGAGCTGATCCGTGGCATGGCCAAAGACAAAATCCTGATCATCTCCACCCACATTCTTGAAGAGGTCACGGCGGTCTGCAGTCGCGCCATCATCATTGCCCGTGGTCGCTTGCTGGCTGACGGCAAGCCGCAGGATCTGCTTGCCCGCTCGAAATACCATGGCGCTGCCCGGGTTGTGCTGAACCGTGATCATCAGGCGGAAGAGCGCGACGCCTTGGCGGCATTGCCGGGGGTCAAAGCCGTTGAAGTGATCGATGCGCATGAGTTGCTGGTGTTGCCGCAGCATGGCCAGTCGACGTTTGCGGTGGTCAGCGAGTTGCTGCGGCAACAGCAGTGGCCGGTGCAGCAATTATTTGCTGAAAGTGGCCGGCTTGATGATGTGTTCCGTGACGTCACGGCCGGAGTGTGATCATGACAGCTCCTGCATCTTCCGTTTCGACTGCCTCTTCAACTTCTGCTTCCACGGTTACGACCATGTCCACTGCAGCGCAACCCATCAGCAAATTTCATGCAATCAAGACCTTGTTCAGACGCGAGCTGGGCAGCTATTTCGCAACGCCGCTGGCGCTGGTGTTTGTGGTGATATTTCTGGTGATGAGCGGCGTTTTTGCTTTTGAGTTCGGCAAATTCTACGACCGCAATCAGGCCGATCTATTGGCCTTCTTCAGCTTTCATCCCTGGCTGTATCTGTTTCTGGTACCGGCGGTAGCCATGCGCACCTGGGCCGAAGAGCGGCGCAGCGGCACGCTGGAATTGCTGATGACCTTGCCGATTACCCTATGGCAGGCCGTGCTGGCGAAATTTCTCGCGGCCTGGGCGTTGCTGGCGCTGGCCTTGGCGCTGACCTTCCCGATGTGGCTGTCGGTCAACTATCTCGGTGATCCGGATAACGGCGTCATTGCCGCAGCCTATGTTGGCAGCCTGCTGATGGCTGGCGCCTTTTTGGCGATCGGCACCTGTTTGTCGGCGGCCACGCGCTCGCAGGTGGTGGCGTTCATTCTGACCGTTGTGCTGTGTTTTGTTTTTGTCTTGGCCGGTTTTCCGCTGGTGCTCAATTGGGTTGCCGGGTGGTTGCCGAAGCTGCTGGTGGACGCGATTGCCAACCTGTCTTTCCTGACCCATTTCGACAGCATCAGCAAAGGCGTGCTGGATTTTCGTGATGTGTTTTTCTTTCTGTCTTTCATGGTCGCCTGGCTGATCGCCACCGCGATTGTGCTGGACATGAAGAAAGCCGAGTAACCGACCACCATCACGCATAGCTAACGAGAACAGCCATGACCAACAAGAATCTGTTTTCCCGGGCCGGCCTGATGTTGCTGGCGCTGGCCTTTGTCGCGCTCAGCATCCTGAGCACGCTCATCATGCGCGGCTGGCGCATCGATTTGACCGAGAATCAATTGTTCTCGGTTTCTGAAGGCACCGAGCGCATCGTCGGCCGCATCAGCGAGCCGGTCCACCTGAGCCTGTTTTTTTCCGATCAGGAATCCAAGTCGCAGCCGGAGCTGCAAAGCTTGCGCACCTACGCCCAGCGCGTTCGTGAGTTGTTGCAGGAGTATGAGCGCATCGGCAAAGGCAAGATCGTGCTGAGCCTTGTCGACCCCGTGCCGTTTTCAGAGGACGAAGACCGGGCTGCGCAACTGGGCTTGCAAGCCGTGCCGGTGGCTGACCGGAAAATCTATTTCGGTTTGGTCGGCAGCAACAGCGTCGATGAGAAGGAAATTATTGCCTTCCTGCAACCGGACAAGGAGCAGTCGCTGGAATACGACATCAGCCGTATGCTGACCAAGCTCAGCCGTAGCGAGCCGCCGAAAGTTGGTTTGCTGAGCGGGCTGCCGGTCAACGGCGGTTTTGACATGATGAGCCGCGAACCAAAACCGACCTGGGTGGTATTCGAGCAAATCAAGCAGTTGTTCCGGGTGGAAGACATTGCCAGCGATGCGACCAGTCTGCCGAGCGATCTGAATCTGCTGGTGGTGGTGCAACCGAAAGGATTGTCCGAACCGCTGCGCTATGCCATCGACCAATATGTGCTGAATGGCGGCAAGCTGCTGCTGTTCGTCGATCCGTTTGCTGAAACCGATCGCATGCCGGCCGGTCCGCAGAATCCGTTCCCGCAAGTGTTGCCGGGTGATGATCTGAACAGTCTGCTGCAAGCCTGGGGTGTCAAGGTCGACATGAACCAGATTCTGGCCGACGCCGATCATGCGCTGAGCGTGCAAACCGGCGCCGGTGGCAATCCGGTTCGCCATCTAGGGTTGCTCGGTCTGGATGGCAATGCTGCCGGCAACAACCTGACCAATGGTCTGGAAGCGATCAACGTCGGCAGTGCTGGCGTGATTGAAACCCTGCCGGAGGCCAAATCAACCGTGACACCGGTGTTGGTGTCCGGTTCGCACAGCATGCTGATGCCGCGCGCCAAGTTCGAGTTTTTGCCGGACCCGACGACGCTGCAAAAAGAGTTTGTCAGTGCCGACAAGGTACAGACGATCGCTGCCCATATCACCGGCAGTGCCCACAGCGCGTTCGCGGCGGCACCGGCTGGTGTCAGTGGCGAACACCGCAGTGACGCCGTCGACACCGGCATCAATGTGCTGCTGATCGCCGATACCGATCTGCTGTCTGACCGGTTCTGGGTGCAAGTGCAGGATTTCTTTGGCCAGCGCGTTGCGCAACCGTTTGCGGACAACGGCAACTTTGTCTTCAACAGCGTGGAGCAATTCGCCGACTCCAGCGATCTGATTGGCCTGCGTAGCCGCGGCCGCTTTGCCCGCCCGTTTGACAAGCTCGATGAACTGCGCCGCGATGCCGAAACCAAATTCCGCGTGCAGGAAGAGGCTCTGCAGCAACGGCTGAATGAAACCGAACAGAAACTCAGTGATCTGCAAAAGCGGATGAACGAATCCGGCACGGTACAACTGAATCCGCAGGAAGAGCAGGCACTGCGTGACTTTCAGGGCGAGAAGCTGCGTATCCGCAAAGAGCTGCGTGACGTCCAGCACCAGCTCAATCGCGATATCGAGGCACTTGGCACCAAGCTCAAGCTGATCAATATCGCGCTGGTGCCGCTGCTGTTGATTGCCTTGGCTACCTTTATCGCGCTCGGTCGCCGTTCAGCCCGCAGCCGCAAGGCGCGCGACTGAAACCGGGGGGCCGGGGGTTGCTCCGGCTGATTGACCAATGGGGAGTTTCCATTAATGAATCAACGCCTTTTTTCCTTGCTCGGCATCGGCACCTTGCTATTGGTGCTGGCTGTGCTCGCCGTGAATTGGTTGGGACCGCAACGTGCGGCGAGCCCGGTTGCGGAGAAATTGCTGCCGGAACTGAAGTCAGAACTTGCGGCCATTGATCATATTGTTTTGCGTCACGCCGGTCAGGTTGCCATTGATCTGCAGCGCAGCGGCGAACACTGGCAACTGGTCAATCGCGGAAATTATCCGGCGAACGTCGGCAAAATTCGCGCGTTACTCGATAACCTGAGTCGGGCTGACAAGCAGGAAGCCAAAACGGCCGACCCGGCCCGTTACGACAAATTGGGCGTCGCCGAAACATCCGAGAAGGCGACCCTGTTGACGGTGATGGCTGGCGAGAAAGTGGTTGCCGATCTGATCGTCGGTACAGCGGTGTCGCGACCGGCCGGACATTTCGTTCGCGCCAAGAACGATCCGCAGAGCTGGCTTATCGATCGTGAACTGGATGTCAGCAAAGAGGCGAGCGACTGGTTACGCACCGAGCTTATCAACCTGCCGGCAGTCAAGCTGAAGCAAGTCGAGCGGCTGAAGCTGGTGCCAGTGCAATGCATCCAGGCACCTTGTCTGCCGCAGCCGGGAGAGCGGCAGTTTGCACTCAGCAAAAGCAAGCCCGAGGACAATGAGTTTGTCCTGAGTCCGCTGCCGGCCGGCAAGGAAAAAGGCGCGGCCTGGTTGCTGTCCGGTCTGACCGATGGCCTGAACGGACTCAACGCGGTTGATGTGCAGGCGCTGGCGACGTTTGATTTCAGCAAGGCCACCGCGACTCTGACCCGCTACAGCAGTTTTGACGATCAGATCGTGCTGCTGACGCACTATGGCAAAGACGGCAAGCATTTTGTGACGCTGCATCAGGAAGCCGGCCCGGCTGCCAGCGAGGAAATCAAACAGGCTGTTGCGGCGTTCAACACCCAGCATGCCGGCTGGGTTTACGAAATCTCCAGCTACAAAGGTGAAGGCCTTGCCCGCGACCTGAATGCGCTGGTGCAAGACAAGAAGGCCGGCAGCTGATACAACAAGGGCCGCGATTGCGGCCCTTGTTTTTTGTTGAGGGGAAAAACGCCGGTGACCTGGCATGTGTATTTGATCGAATGTGAAGACGGCAGCATCTATACCGGTATTGCGGTCGATGTGGCCAAGCGCTATGCCGTGCATTGTGCCGGCAACGGCGCCAAGTACACGCGCTCGCATAAACCCCGCCAGCTCCTGGCCAGTTTTCCGGTGGCCGGCCGCTCTGAAGCGCTGAAGCTTGAGCATGCCATCAAGCGTTTGCCGGCAGCGGCAAAACGGCAACTGGATTCAGTAGCCGCGCTTGCCGCCGGCCACTGACAACGCTGCGCGCTATTTGATCTCGACGGCGGTGCCGCTGGCCGACACCATCAGCATCGAGCCGCCCTGACCGACCACCTCGTAATCCAGATCGATACCGACAATGGCGTTGGCACCGACCGCGCGAGCGGCGTCGGCGAGTTCATCGAGTGCCATCTGACGAGCATCGCGCAGCGCATTCTCGTAAGCGCCGGAGCGGCCGCCGACGATGTCGCGCACGGTCGCCATGATGTCGCGAAAAATATTGGCACCAACGATCGTCTCGCCGGTGACGATGCCTTTGTAGGCGACGATGGTTTTGCCTTCGAACGACGGCGTGGTGGTCATCAGCATGTCAGCAGCTCCTTGTGCGGTGACGGCAGCATTCCAGCATCAATCCGGTAAACGGTACATGACAGGATGTAACGGGACATGCGCTAATCGCGGCTGCCGAGCGCCACTTTCCGGTCTTCGGTGCTTACCAGAAGCATTGCCCCGCCATGCTGGCAGGCGAGAGACTGAGCTCGATGGCGGTAGGCAGGCCGGGTTTGGTGCAGGCAAACCAGAGAACTTGATATTTGCCGTCGCGAAAATTGGGGCCCGTTGCGGCGCCGCCGGTATTCAGGCCGATGCCACTGTGTTGGCAATCCAGCGCGCCGTGTTCGCCAGGCCAGTCGACCCAGCAATAAGCGATTTGCACCGGCTTGCCGCACTGGTTCTGGAAGCTCGGATTGCCGTCTTCCTGCCACACCAACTTCACGCATTGGCTGGCGAACTCGGGCGCTGCAGACAAGCTCCTGATGGGGGAATAGCCCGGCTGCTGCCGTCGCTGCTCCTGCAGGGCTTGTTTTTGCTGGCGTATCGCTTGTTGGCTCTGACGCCACTGCGTGACGTCCGCCGGCTCGGCTGGCGACTGATCCACTTCTGTGGCAGCAGGGCGTGCTTTCATCTCCACGCTGACGACAGCGGATGTCTGCTGATTGAGCTTTTCCAGCACGCTGGCTGGTAAGCCACCGTCGTCCACTTGCGCTGGCTCTGCCGCATGTGCGACGCCAGCACAACAGCTCACAGACAGAGCAACAATCACCGTCAGCTGGTTGCCCATTTGCTAAGGGAGCACAAGCCAGTAATCCCACTTCAGCACAATGGTACTCGGCAAGCTGGCGCTTTCGGTCAAAGCTGGCAAGCTCGCC contains:
- a CDS encoding DUF4340 domain-containing protein, whose amino-acid sequence is MNQRLFSLLGIGTLLLVLAVLAVNWLGPQRAASPVAEKLLPELKSELAAIDHIVLRHAGQVAIDLQRSGEHWQLVNRGNYPANVGKIRALLDNLSRADKQEAKTADPARYDKLGVAETSEKATLLTVMAGEKVVADLIVGTAVSRPAGHFVRAKNDPQSWLIDRELDVSKEASDWLRTELINLPAVKLKQVERLKLVPVQCIQAPCLPQPGERQFALSKSKPEDNEFVLSPLPAGKEKGAAWLLSGLTDGLNGLNAVDVQALATFDFSKATATLTRYSSFDDQIVLLTHYGKDGKHFVTLHQEAGPAASEEIKQAVAAFNTQHAGWVYEISSYKGEGLARDLNALVQDKKAGS
- a CDS encoding 1-aminocyclopropane-1-carboxylate deaminase/D-cysteine desulfhydrase, producing the protein MAPAPLQPLSLPVFSALRLDVRVLREDLRDPELAGNKARKLQYNLIEAHRRGAQTLVSMGGAYSNHLHALALAGRRFGFATAAFVRGPLPPSLSPTLRDCGTAGMQLIPLSRTDYRQLRTAPAPFMARFEPTAYWLPEGGSNALAIAGLKESLQSEAVAEFAPELVLTAAGTGATMAGLAVGLRSMQAHGEVWAVAVLKGGGFLLPEAKRLLAEACVTRRAPLRVLTGFHFGGYGRRPDALQQFCQTFFSETGLPVEPVYTGRVCYALQKLARQGVFRRGQRILLVHTGGLQGARP
- a CDS encoding Gldg family protein, whose protein sequence is MTNKNLFSRAGLMLLALAFVALSILSTLIMRGWRIDLTENQLFSVSEGTERIVGRISEPVHLSLFFSDQESKSQPELQSLRTYAQRVRELLQEYERIGKGKIVLSLVDPVPFSEDEDRAAQLGLQAVPVADRKIYFGLVGSNSVDEKEIIAFLQPDKEQSLEYDISRMLTKLSRSEPPKVGLLSGLPVNGGFDMMSREPKPTWVVFEQIKQLFRVEDIASDATSLPSDLNLLVVVQPKGLSEPLRYAIDQYVLNGGKLLLFVDPFAETDRMPAGPQNPFPQVLPGDDLNSLLQAWGVKVDMNQILADADHALSVQTGAGGNPVRHLGLLGLDGNAAGNNLTNGLEAINVGSAGVIETLPEAKSTVTPVLVSGSHSMLMPRAKFEFLPDPTTLQKEFVSADKVQTIAAHITGSAHSAFAAAPAGVSGEHRSDAVDTGINVLLIADTDLLSDRFWVQVQDFFGQRVAQPFADNGNFVFNSVEQFADSSDLIGLRSRGRFARPFDKLDELRRDAETKFRVQEEALQQRLNETEQKLSDLQKRMNESGTVQLNPQEEQALRDFQGEKLRIRKELRDVQHQLNRDIEALGTKLKLINIALVPLLLIALATFIALGRRSARSRKARD
- a CDS encoding MFS transporter; translation: MALTAATAIGPLPRTVIVLGLVSLLMDLSSETIHALLPLFMVNVLGLGTVAIGLLDGGAEALTLALKPWAGRWSDRMGKRKPLTIAGYGLSALAKPLFALAGGVAAIAAARVLDRLGKGIRGAPRDALIADVTAPAQRGAAYGVRQALDTVGALLAPLLAAELLWLFSGDYRAVFWLACLPALAAVALLWLAVREPAVADSAPSNVSATPEQQPIDSIDASRPAVTLTVPRGADLPALPHEADLAALPREFWLTVGFAVLLTLARPGEAFLILRGQSLALGDYLSALLLAAMNLSYALSVWPVGHFFDRIGASKLLGFSLLFLLLSQGTLALAATTWAVFAGALLWGLHLGFSQGVLAALVAHHAPKTRRATAFGYYALAVGLALLGNGAAFGAIWQRLSPGHAFACTSVMAMLTLLALWRWQRRRNNPAPAR
- a CDS encoding GIY-YIG nuclease family protein yields the protein MTWHVYLIECEDGSIYTGIAVDVAKRYAVHCAGNGAKYTRSHKPRQLLASFPVAGRSEALKLEHAIKRLPAAAKRQLDSVAALAAGH
- a CDS encoding ABC transporter permease, which gives rise to MSTAAQPISKFHAIKTLFRRELGSYFATPLALVFVVIFLVMSGVFAFEFGKFYDRNQADLLAFFSFHPWLYLFLVPAVAMRTWAEERRSGTLELLMTLPITLWQAVLAKFLAAWALLALALALTFPMWLSVNYLGDPDNGVIAAAYVGSLLMAGAFLAIGTCLSAATRSQVVAFILTVVLCFVFVLAGFPLVLNWVAGWLPKLLVDAIANLSFLTHFDSISKGVLDFRDVFFFLSFMVAWLIATAIVLDMKKAE
- a CDS encoding heavy metal-binding domain-containing protein; amino-acid sequence: MLMTTTPSFEGKTIVAYKGIVTGETIVGANIFRDIMATVRDIVGGRSGAYENALRDARQMALDELADAARAVGANAIVGIDLDYEVVGQGGSMLMVSASGTAVEIK
- a CDS encoding ABC transporter ATP-binding protein; protein product: MIEIQSLTRQFGDFKAVDNLSFSVSPGEVLGFLGPNGAGKSTTMKMLTGFLTPSAGRIRICGHDIESDPLAAKQLIGYLPEGAPCYGDMTVQAFLDFIADMRGLSGSKKTERINTVVAQVQLQEVLAQSIETLSKGFKRRVGLAQAILHDPKVLILDEPTDGLDPNQKHQVRELIRGMAKDKILIISTHILEEVTAVCSRAIIIARGRLLADGKPQDLLARSKYHGAARVVLNRDHQAEERDALAALPGVKAVEVIDAHELLVLPQHGQSTFAVVSELLRQQQWPVQQLFAESGRLDDVFRDVTAGV